The following proteins are co-located in the Larus michahellis chromosome 9, bLarMic1.1, whole genome shotgun sequence genome:
- the SERF2 gene encoding small EDRK-rich factor 2, giving the protein MTRGNQRELARQKNLKKQSDSGKGKRRDDGLSAAARKQRDSEIMQQKQKKADEKKEGAK; this is encoded by the exons GCGGGAACCAGCGCGAACTGGCGCggcagaagaacctgaagaagcAGAGCGACTCGGGCAAGGGCAAGCGGCGGGACGACGGGCTCTCGGCCGCCGCCCGCAAGCAGAG GGACTCGGAGATcatgcagcagaagcagaagaagGCTGACGAGAAGAAGGAGGGCGCCAAGTAG